The sequence GCGCTGGGAGCGGCTGGGCGCGGTGCTGGTGCGGCTGGGCATGCTGACGCAGGTGCAGCTCACGCAGGCGCTGTCGCGCGTGACGCCGTCGCGGCGCATCGGCCAGGTGCTCACCTCCGAGGGCCTGGTGTCCGAGGCCAGCCTCTACAGCGCCATGACGTACGTGGTGCGCGAGGTGGTGCTCAGCCTCTTCGAATTGACGGAGGGCAGCTTCCTCTTCGTGGAAGGCCCCGCGCCCATGGCGGACGTGGTGAAGCTGCCGGAGCGCACGCGCGAGTTGGTGCTGACGGGCATCAAGCGCTCGGAGGAATTGTCGCGCCTGCGCCGCCGCTACCCGGAGGACATGCGCGTGGAGCCCGGGCCCGCGGGCGTGCCGGCCGGTGAAGAGCGAATCTACACGCGCCTGGGCACGGGCGGCACGCTGGCCGAATTGCGCCTGGTCTACGAGGGCGGGCCGTATGCCTTCTACGCGTGGCTGGACGAGGCGGTGCGCGGCGGCCACCTGGCGGTGAAGCCCGCCGAGCCGCCCCCGGCGCCGGGCCCCTCCGTGGAGGGCATGGCCTGGGAGCTGTTGTCCGCCGAGGAGCGCTACAACCTCCTCCTGTTCCTCATCCACCGGGCGCTGCGCGACGCGGGCAAGGAGGTGGACCTGCTGAAGGGCTTCCTGGACGCACCGCCCTCGGGACTGGAGGACGCCTTCGCCGGGGTGACGCCGGGGCCGGACGGGCGCGTGGACGTGGCGCGGCTGCGGGCCAACCTCGCGGGAGGCGGTGAGGCGGTGGGCCGTGCCCTCACGCTGGAGGCGATGGACGCGATTGTCTCCTACGCGTTGTTTTCAGCGCGCAACGTGCTCCCGCCCGATGTGGCCGAGCGGTTGTCCAACACCTACCGCACACTCCAGGGGGGGCTGGCCTAGGGTTCACTCCATGTCCACGTTGCCGTCCACGGCCTTTGCGGTGGGGGACGAGCGACATGGGCGCGATGCGGAAGTTGGCGTGGGGACTCCTGGTGCTGGGCACGGCCTGTAGCGGCTCGCGCGCGGCGGTGAAGGACTCCCACAAGCAGGCCGCTGGGCAGGCGCAGGGCGTGGGCGGCTCGGGCGATGCCGGCCACTCCACCACGCGCCGCTACGTGGACGAGGACCTCGGCTTCGAAATCATCCGGCCCACGGCGGACTGGCAGCTCGACGAGACGAACGAGCGCACGCCGGAGGGGCTCTCCATTCCCGTCATCCTCCGGCACAACACCTCCGGGGCGCAGGTGGTGCTGCAGGTGGCGCCGGCGGTGGCGACGCCCACGCAGTTCGCGGAGCGGCTGACGGAGGGTTTGCGCCAGCAGCCCGGCTTCACCACCACGGACCCGGTGCCCATTCCGCTGTCCGAGAACGCGGTGGGCTTCGACTTCTCCGTGGGGGACTCGGTGCTGGGCCGCGTCGCCGTGCGTGAGGGCCGGCCGGGCCGCGTGCTGATGATGCTGGCCACGTGGCCGAGGGAGGCGTCCGCCGAGGTCACCCACAACGTGGACGCCATCATCGAGGGCATCCGTCCGTTGCCCGCGCCCGGTGCCGCTCCGGCGGCGCCGATGACGAAGGCCGCACGCCGGTAGCCGGAGGCTCGCGCGGGGCAGGCACCAGTGGGCCCCGCGCGATTTCGGGGCACCTGCTCGCACGAGCCCACCCCGGCCAGCGGCACGGCTCGCGAAGACGCTTCGCAGCCGCGGCCTCCCGCGCTGGAGGCCCGTCCTTCAGCTCGTCGAGCCGAGCGCGCCAACGTGCGCGCGCCCGAGGTCACTGCAACCGCGTCATGAGCGCGCCAGCTTGCGCTCGAATATCCGACGCCGCGTTACGAACGCGCGGACTTGCGCGCGCCCTTGCCGGCCTTCTTCGCCGCGGGAGCCGCGGGCAGCTCGTACGCGTCGGGATTGGCGGCCTGCGTCTCCGTGCGCAGCCGCACCCACTCCACCAGCGTGCGCACGCCCACGCCCGTACCACCCTTGCTCAGGTAGCCGCGCTCCTTGGGGCTGTTGGACGGACCGGCGATGTCCAGGTGCACCCACGGCGTGTCGGCGACGAACTCCTTGAGGAACAGCGCCGCGTTGATGGAGCCACCCCAGCGCTCGCCGGAGTTCTTCATGTCCGCGACCTCGGAGCGCAGCGCGTCCTTCTGCAGCTCACTCACCGGCATGCGCCACATCTCCTCGCCCGCCGTGCGCGCGGCCTGCAGCACCTCGTTCACCGCGCCGTCGTGCTCGCCGAAGGCGCCGACGATGTAGTTGCCCAGCGCGATGACACACGCGCCCGTGAGCGTGGCCAGGTCGATGACGGCGGACGGCTTGTGCTCCACCGCCCAGGTGAGGATATCCCCCAGCACGAGGCGGCCCTCCGCGTCCGTGTTGGTGATTTCCACCGTCTTGCCCAGGCGCGAGGTGAGGATGTCACCGGGCTTGTACGCGGTGCCGGACGGCATGTTCTCGCACGCGCCGATGAAGGCATGCACGGGGAAGGGCGGCTTGAGCGCGGCGATGACCTTCATCGCGCCCAGCACCGCGGCCGAGCCGGCCATGTCCGTCTTCATCTCCACCATGCCCTCGGTGGGCTTCAGCGACAGGCCGCCCGAGTCGAACGTAATCGCCTTGCCCACCAGTGCCAGCGGCGGGCGCTTCGCGTCGCGCGCGTTCTTCGGCGTGTAGACGACGTGGATGAGGCGCGGCTCCTCGGCGCTCCCGGCGGTGACGCCCAGGAACATGCCCATGTCGAGCTTCTCGATTTCCTTCCGCCCGCCGATGGTGACCTGCAGGCCACCTTCCTTCGCCGCCTGCCGCGCGGCCTCGGCCAGCACCGTCGGCGTCACCGCGTTGGGCGGCTCATTCACCAGGTCTCGCGCCCAGTTGGTGGCCTCCGCCACGCGCCGGCCCAGCGCCAGTGCGTCCTCCAGGCCCTTCGACTTCTCGGTGCCGTCGGGCAGCACCAGGGCCACCTTGGCCACCTTGGCGGGGTTCTTCTCGTCGCGGGCGGAGGACTTGTACTTGTCGAAGCGGTAGAGGCCCAGCCCCAGGCCCTCCACCACCGCGCGCACGGCGTTCTCCGCCGAGTCCGTGGCGGGCAGCACGAAGGCCACCGAGCCCACCTTCAGCCGCTGCGCCGCCTTCACCGCACGGCCGGCGGCCAGGCGCAGCACCTCGGGGTTGAAGCGGGCGCGGTTGCCCAGGCCGAGCAGCATCACGCGCTCCGCGGTGGCGCGGCCATGGGTGTGCATGAGGAAGGACTGCTCTGCCTTGGCCTTGAAGCCCTCCTGGGCGGCGGCGCCGCGCAGGCGTCCCTCCAGGGCGGAGTCGGCCGCGGCCAGCGAGGACGGAGCGGTGTCTCCCAGCTCTCCCTCGAAGAGGGGAATGACGAGCAGCTCGCCGCTCGCCTTCGTTGCGTCGCCGGAGACGAAGCTGAAATTCATGGGCCGATGAGCTCCTGAACGGATGGAAGGGGATACTGGAGGTCGCGGACTGTAACGCCCGCCCTGTCGAGCGCAAAGCGCTCGATTTCATTCGAGCATTGCAATGCTTTCCGCCACTGGATAGCAGTGTGGGGCATGCCCACGTTGCTGATGCATCTGACCGCCATCGAACGGATGGCAGCCAATCCCGGCGACCTGCCGGCGGACTGGGTGCGCGCGCTCGCGGAGGACCTTCCGTATGCGCGCTTCGGCGCGGCGCTGCCGGACCTGCCGCTGTGTGAAGGCGTGCGCGGGGGACTGTCCGCGTTTCTTCCGGAGCGCGAGCCGCCGCCGTGGGCCCGCCTGTACCACGAGCGCGCGCCGGTGGGCTTCGGCCTGAAGATGGCCGAGCTCGTGGCCACCGGTGCGTTGGTGGGCAACGAGGCGGGGCTGGCGCTGCTGGCGGGCTACTTCACGCACCTGTGCCTGGACCGGCGGCTGTACCCGGTGGTGGACCGGCTGGTGGCCCGCCACCGCCGCCGCGGCGAGCAGGTGCGCGAAACCCACCGAGACATCGAGTGGGCGCAGACGCTCTTCTACCTGCGCGAGCTGCACGGCGTGGAGCTGCTCGGCACGCCGCGCATCCGCGAGAAGTGTCAGGTGGTGAAGAGCCCGGGCTTCCCGTGGCGCGGCATCGGCCGGGGCATCTACGAGTTGGTGCGCCTGTCCTCGCAGGAGCGCGTGGGCCAGTCGCCGTCCAAGGCGGACGTGGATGGCTGGGTGCGTGGGCTGTACGTCTCCGGACTCTTCCTCTCCAGCCCCGTGGGCCGCATGCGCTCGCTGCCCGCCTTCGCGCACCTGTCCTTCCAGGAGCTGTACCGCAACGACTCCTTCGACTTCGCCTCGGAGGTGGAGGGTGCGCTGGAGTCCGCGCGCGCCGTGCTCCGTCGCCTGCACGTCTACATGGCGAGGGGCACCTTCACGCCTCGCACGCGCGCGCGTTTTCTCGAGGTGCTTCCCGAGGGCACACTCGGCGCGTGTGCCGCGTAGCGTCCATGCCTGCTGCATGACAGCACACAGTTCCCCGCGAGCAGGGCAGGCATCCTGGCGAGCATTTTCCCCATAGGGGAATGCCGCTGTCCGAACTGGAGGACCGCTCCTATCCTCGTGGAGGAATGACGGTCCTACTCCTCATCATGGCGGGCGGCCTCGCGGGCTCTCTCGGGGCGATGCTTGGCATTGGGGGAGGCATCGTCCTCGTCCCCGCGTTGGTGTTGCTCTTCGGCATCCCCCTCGAGGAGGCGGTGCCGGCCAGCCTCATGTGCGTGGTGGCCAACTCATGCGCGGCGGCCGCGGGCTACGTGCACAATCACCTGAGCGACATCCGTCTCGGGCTCACGTTGGAGCTGGCCACGGTGCTGGGCGCCGTCTCCGGAGGGCTCGTCGCGACGATGGTGGCTCCGGCGATGGTGGCGGTGGTGTTCGGCCTGTTCACCCTCTACGTGTCGCTGCAGATGATGCTGCTGCGCTCGCCGCGGCAGGAGCCGGCGACGCTGGATGACTACACGCCCATGAACTATCCGCTGGGCATCTCCGGCTCGTTCATCGCGGGCGGGCTGTCCTCGCTGCTGGGCGTGGGCGGCGGTCCGCTGAAGGTGCCGCTGATGAGCTACGGCATGCGCGTGCCGTTCAAGGTGGCCAGCGCCACCAGCAACATGATGGTGGGCGTGACGGGCGCCGCGAGCGTGGCCGCGTATGCCCTGCGTGGCCACTTGAAGCTGGCGCTGGTCTCTCCATTGGTGGTGGGCGTGTTGTGCGGCGCGTACGTGGGCAGCCGGCTGATGCCGAAGATGCCCACCGCGGTGCTCAAGAAGCTCTTCGCCCTGGTGTTGTTCGTGGTGGCGGGCCAGATGTTGTGGAAGGGAGGGGCGGGACTGTGGCCGAGCATGGTGAAGTGAGCGAGCCGGAATCAGCCGGAGCAGAAGGGCCGGTGGTGTCCGCGGTGTTGGCGGACGCGCATGTCTCCCACAACGTGGTGGTACCCACGGCGCGGACGGAAGGCCTCGCGCCGGAGGTGGATGCGGAGCCCGTGACACAACCCGGGCTCGAAGCGGTCCCGGAGACGCGCAAGCGCCGCCGGGATTTGGCCGTGGCGGGGGACCGGTGGATTGCCCGCGTGCTGCGCGGCGGCGCGGTGCTCAGCGGTGGGATGTTCGTGGTGTCTCTAGGACTGGAGGCACTGCCAAGCTCGGAAGACGTGCACGTCACCATCGACCTGTTGCGCAAGGGCGCGGCGTCGCTGCTGCTGGTGACGCCGGTGGCGCGCCTCGCGGTGGCGGGAGCGCTGCTCGGCCTCAAGGGCGAGTGGCGCTACACCGTCATCGCCGCCGGTGTGTTGGGCCTGCTGGCCATCGCCGTGGGCGCCGGCATCCAAGCGTGACGTGACGCGAAGGGAGCGCGCTTCCCGCGAAGAGGGAGCGCTGCTTCGCCGTGGGTGACAGGAGCGAAGAGGAGCGCGCCGTTTCGCTTCAGGCGTCGCGAGCGGAACGCTCTCCCCTGGATGCGCGAGGAGCGCTGCTTCCCGTCAGACGCCGCGAGCGGTGAAGTGGGCCAGCACGTTGCGGACCTTGGCGACCTCGTCCGCGCGGCCCTGCTCCTCGTAGAGCGGCAGCACCGCCTCGAACTGCGCGCGGGCCGCGGCAAAGTCCTGGAGGTAGTAGCAGGACAGGCCGAGGTCCCACCGGGCCCGCGCCTCGTAGACGTGGTCGTGCAGCTCTTCGTAGAGCTCCACCGCGCGCAGCAGGTGGGGACGGGCGCCGTCGTGGTTGCCCAAGAGGCCCTCGGACTCACCCAGGAGCAGGTGGCCCTGCGCGAGCGCCTCCGGGTCCTCGCCCTGCTCCAGCAGCGGCACGGCCTCCAGGAAGCGCTTGCGGGCGGGCTCGTACTCGCCCTTCTCCATGCGGATGTCGCCGATGTCGAGCAGCAGCCGGGCAATCCGCTCATGGTTGCGCGTCTGGCGCAGGAGGATGAGCGCCTCCTGGTACTTCTCCTCGGCGGCCTCGGGCTGACCCATGGAGCGCAGGGACTCGCCGATGCAGGCGCGGGCCAGGGCCTCGCCCTCGCGGTCCTTCGCCTCGTTGAAGAGCAGGGCCGCCTTGGCGATTTGCTCCACCGCGCCGCGGTGGTCCTCGAAGTTCGCCTTGACGATTCCCAGGCCCAGGAGCGCCTGCGCCTGACCGGGCTTGTACTTCGCCTGCTGGAAGAGGCCGAGCGCCTCCTCGTAGCACTCGCGGCTCGCGGCATGGTCGTCCAGCAGGCCATGCAGCTCCGCGAGGTTCACCAGGCCCTGGCCCACCTCGCTGGGCGAGCCGGTGATGCGCAGCGAGGCCAGCGCGTTCTTCTGCTTCTGGAGGGCGTCGAGGATGTGGGCGCGTTGGGAGTCGTCGGTCGGGTGCATGTCGGCCTCAGGCGTCGCCACCCTTGCGGCGACGGGACGCCTTGTCCAACGAATCGTCCTTCTCGCTCATGTGAGTCCCGTTGACGGCCGCGCCGTGCGAGCCATTCACCGCGCCGCTATCCGAGGCGTGGTGGCCGTTGCGCTCCTTCTCGTGGACGAGCAGCGGCGAGAAGAAGCAGTCCTTCTTCGTGTACTCGTCGAAGGCGAAGGCGAAGCGGTAGCTGGCGGCCGCGCGCTGGTTGCAGTCCGTGCGCTCGCAGAAGCGGCAGGAGATGCCGGACGGAATCGCGTCCTTGCGCAGGTCCGTGGTGGGCAGGCCGTACGCGAGGTACTTCGCGTTCTCCGCATGCGTGCCCAGGCCGATGGAGTACGCCGTGCCCTTCACGATGGAGCCTTCAATCGGCTGCAACTGCACCTTCGCGAAGCAGAAGTACGTCGTGCCGTCCGGCATGATGGAGTACTGCCGCGTAATCTGGGACGGGTTGAGGAAGGCCAGGTGCACGGCCCACTTCGCGCAGGAGCCGCCGCCGGTGGCGAAGCGGATGCCGGTGCCGCTGTAGCGCTTGGAGATGTTGCCGGCGATGTCCGCGCGCAGGAAGTGGAAGGGGAGGCCCTGCCGCTTCGGGTCCGACAGGTTGCACAGCCGGTGGGCCACCGTCTCGTACGTGGAGCCGAAGATGCTGGAGAGCAGCTCCACGTCGTAGCGCGTGCGCTGCACCTCCTTGAAGAAGTCCCCGTAGGGCAGCATCAGCGCGCCGGCGAAGTAGTTGGCCAGGTTCACCTTGATGAGCCGCGCCGTCTCGGCGTGGCGCATGCGGCCCGACTCGAGGATGCGCTCCAGCAGCTTCTCGCGGTCCATGACGAGCAGGCCGATGGACGCGGCAATCTGGAACTTCAGCGGCTGCTCGGTGAGGAAGGGCGAGAGCGTCAGCGTCTTCTCGTCCGGGTCCAACCGCCGCACCACCGACGAGCCGCTGGGCGCCGGGTCGTCGAAGTTCACCCGGTAGCCGAAGCGCTCCTCCAGCAGCCGGATGAGCTGGCCGCTGGTGAGCTGGCGCTCCAGGCGCACGTCGCGGCGCAGCGCCTCGGCCTGCTCCTCCAGCTCCGGGAAGTAGTTGCGGTGCTTCTCCAGGAAGTCGCTGACCTCGTCGAAGGGCGAGTAGTCGAAGCGGACGCCGGGCACCGTGCCGTTCTGCGCGCCGCCCTGCGCCCGCGTGCGCTCCTCCACGTTGAGCTGCGCCAGCACGTTCTCCAACTGTGTGCGCGTGTTCTTGTAGAGGTTGAAGAGCGCGGCCACCGTGCCGGCCAGCTTCGGCTCGGCGGACAGCGACTGGAGGGACTCGGGGTCGATGTCGAGGCTCTTGAGCAGCGGCTCGTCGAGGAGCTTCGCCAGCGCCTCGTCCACGCGGCCTTCGCCCAGCGTGGACATGAACTGCTCGGGGTCCTGGTCGAAGTAGCGCAGGGCCTTCCAGAGCAGCGGGAAGGGCATCACCCGCTTCCCCTTCTCGATGAGGTTCAGGTACGCGGGGGACACCCCCAAATCCTTGGCCGCGTCCGCCTGCTTGATGTTGCGTGCAAGGCGCAGCCCACGGAGCTTCAGGCCCACGTTGGCATTCAGTGCATTGTCGTTCATGGCCGAATCAGCGGTCCGTGGATCGCGCCGGACCGCGCGCTCCCGGACCTTGGGTCCACTTTGCAAATCGATTTACCGATTTGCAATGAACGTTTTCAGCCGGGGGGACCCCTGTCGGGCGGGCGACGGAACAGGTGCCCACCAGCGCTACAGGGCTGTAGAAACACCCGTAAGCATATGTAATCACGATGCTTTCGGGCTATGGGCGTGTGGGCTCCGGCAGGCCTCCGCCGCACCTTGTCAAGAGT comes from Pyxidicoccus parkwaysis and encodes:
- a CDS encoding DUF4388 domain-containing protein, with protein sequence MATKPKATPRVSGEQTSLDLERPLSAGLSASRPLAAQFHGPEGMVLLQEPSGFAGFLAGSLGTLSVEEVFAHVLSGIRSGLLAVQHGTVRRTVSFRDGQVVFATSTERWERLGAVLVRLGMLTQVQLTQALSRVTPSRRIGQVLTSEGLVSEASLYSAMTYVVREVVLSLFELTEGSFLFVEGPAPMADVVKLPERTRELVLTGIKRSEELSRLRRRYPEDMRVEPGPAGVPAGEERIYTRLGTGGTLAELRLVYEGGPYAFYAWLDEAVRGGHLAVKPAEPPPAPGPSVEGMAWELLSAEERYNLLLFLIHRALRDAGKEVDLLKGFLDAPPSGLEDAFAGVTPGPDGRVDVARLRANLAGGGEAVGRALTLEAMDAIVSYALFSARNVLPPDVAERLSNTYRTLQGGLA
- a CDS encoding leucyl aminopeptidase; translation: MNFSFVSGDATKASGELLVIPLFEGELGDTAPSSLAAADSALEGRLRGAAAQEGFKAKAEQSFLMHTHGRATAERVMLLGLGNRARFNPEVLRLAAGRAVKAAQRLKVGSVAFVLPATDSAENAVRAVVEGLGLGLYRFDKYKSSARDEKNPAKVAKVALVLPDGTEKSKGLEDALALGRRVAEATNWARDLVNEPPNAVTPTVLAEAARQAAKEGGLQVTIGGRKEIEKLDMGMFLGVTAGSAEEPRLIHVVYTPKNARDAKRPPLALVGKAITFDSGGLSLKPTEGMVEMKTDMAGSAAVLGAMKVIAALKPPFPVHAFIGACENMPSGTAYKPGDILTSRLGKTVEITNTDAEGRLVLGDILTWAVEHKPSAVIDLATLTGACVIALGNYIVGAFGEHDGAVNEVLQAARTAGEEMWRMPVSELQKDALRSEVADMKNSGERWGGSINAALFLKEFVADTPWVHLDIAGPSNSPKERGYLSKGGTGVGVRTLVEWVRLRTETQAANPDAYELPAAPAAKKAGKGARKSARS
- a CDS encoding sulfite exporter TauE/SafE family protein, coding for MTVLLLIMAGGLAGSLGAMLGIGGGIVLVPALVLLFGIPLEEAVPASLMCVVANSCAAAAGYVHNHLSDIRLGLTLELATVLGAVSGGLVATMVAPAMVAVVFGLFTLYVSLQMMLLRSPRQEPATLDDYTPMNYPLGISGSFIAGGLSSLLGVGGGPLKVPLMSYGMRVPFKVASATSNMMVGVTGAASVAAYALRGHLKLALVSPLVVGVLCGAYVGSRLMPKMPTAVLKKLFALVLFVVAGQMLWKGGAGLWPSMVK
- a CDS encoding tetratricopeptide repeat protein, translating into MHPTDDSQRAHILDALQKQKNALASLRITGSPSEVGQGLVNLAELHGLLDDHAASRECYEEALGLFQQAKYKPGQAQALLGLGIVKANFEDHRGAVEQIAKAALLFNEAKDREGEALARACIGESLRSMGQPEAAEEKYQEALILLRQTRNHERIARLLLDIGDIRMEKGEYEPARKRFLEAVPLLEQGEDPEALAQGHLLLGESEGLLGNHDGARPHLLRAVELYEELHDHVYEARARWDLGLSCYYLQDFAAARAQFEAVLPLYEEQGRADEVAKVRNVLAHFTARGV
- a CDS encoding helix-turn-helix domain-containing protein, with amino-acid sequence MNDNALNANVGLKLRGLRLARNIKQADAAKDLGVSPAYLNLIEKGKRVMPFPLLWKALRYFDQDPEQFMSTLGEGRVDEALAKLLDEPLLKSLDIDPESLQSLSAEPKLAGTVAALFNLYKNTRTQLENVLAQLNVEERTRAQGGAQNGTVPGVRFDYSPFDEVSDFLEKHRNYFPELEEQAEALRRDVRLERQLTSGQLIRLLEERFGYRVNFDDPAPSGSSVVRRLDPDEKTLTLSPFLTEQPLKFQIAASIGLLVMDREKLLERILESGRMRHAETARLIKVNLANYFAGALMLPYGDFFKEVQRTRYDVELLSSIFGSTYETVAHRLCNLSDPKRQGLPFHFLRADIAGNISKRYSGTGIRFATGGGSCAKWAVHLAFLNPSQITRQYSIMPDGTTYFCFAKVQLQPIEGSIVKGTAYSIGLGTHAENAKYLAYGLPTTDLRKDAIPSGISCRFCERTDCNQRAAASYRFAFAFDEYTKKDCFFSPLLVHEKERNGHHASDSGAVNGSHGAAVNGTHMSEKDDSLDKASRRRKGGDA